In Paenibacillus kyungheensis, the following are encoded in one genomic region:
- a CDS encoding acetate kinase → MKVLVINAGSSSLKYQLYNMTDESVLAKGRVERIGMDSSILVHEPTGGEEYNTVSEILDHTIAIRRVLESLTDAKHGVMQSVDEIDAVGHRVVQGAESFKESVLVDKDVKKEIRRLFDLAPLHNPAHIMGIEAVELNMPDVPQVVVFDTAFHQTMPEKAYLYAIPKVLYKKHKVRRYGFHGTSHYYVSLAAAEYLKRPLKELKVITCHIGNGGSLTAVKDGISVDTSMGMTPLEGLIMGTRSGDLDPAIVPYVMNKEELSIGEVNFMLNKHSGLMAISGSSSDMREITDAMAEGDANSTLAFEMFEYRLRKYIGSYVAAMDGVDVIVFTAGIGENSAIVREKVCENLTYLGVKLDPELNKIRSGDPRRISTPDSKVEVLVVPTNEELVIARDTYKLIQK, encoded by the coding sequence ATGAAAGTACTCGTAATTAATGCAGGTAGTTCTTCTCTAAAATACCAGTTGTACAACATGACAGACGAAAGTGTTCTAGCCAAAGGACGCGTAGAACGAATCGGAATGGATTCTTCTATCCTTGTTCATGAGCCTACAGGCGGCGAAGAATACAATACTGTAAGCGAAATTCTAGATCATACAATTGCGATTCGTCGTGTACTCGAAAGCTTAACAGATGCAAAACATGGTGTTATGCAATCTGTAGACGAAATTGATGCTGTAGGTCACCGTGTAGTACAAGGGGCAGAATCATTTAAAGAATCTGTGCTTGTAGACAAAGATGTGAAAAAAGAAATTCGTCGCTTATTCGATCTTGCTCCTCTTCATAACCCTGCTCATATCATGGGGATTGAAGCGGTTGAGTTGAATATGCCTGACGTACCACAGGTTGTTGTATTTGATACAGCATTCCACCAAACGATGCCTGAAAAAGCATATTTGTATGCTATTCCTAAAGTACTTTACAAAAAACATAAAGTACGTCGTTATGGATTCCACGGCACGTCTCATTATTATGTAAGTCTTGCAGCGGCTGAATACCTTAAACGTCCGTTAAAAGAGCTTAAAGTAATCACTTGCCATATCGGTAACGGTGGTAGCTTAACAGCTGTTAAAGACGGTATCTCTGTAGATACATCAATGGGAATGACACCGCTTGAAGGTCTAATCATGGGTACACGTAGTGGTGACCTTGATCCAGCGATCGTACCTTATGTAATGAACAAAGAAGAACTCAGTATCGGTGAAGTTAACTTTATGTTGAACAAACATAGTGGACTTATGGCGATTTCTGGTTCGAGCAGTGATATGCGTGAAATTACAGATGCTATGGCAGAAGGCGATGCTAATTCAACACTTGCTTTTGAAATGTTTGAATATCGTTTACGTAAATACATCGGTTCGTATGTAGCTGCTATGGACGGTGTAGATGTTATCGTCTTTACTGCAGGTATCGGTGAAAACTCTGCAATCGTTCGTGAAAAAGTATGCGAAAACTTAACATATCTTGGTGTGAAATTGGATCCAGAATTGAACAAAATCCGTTCTGGCGATCCACGTCGTATTTCTACACCGGATTCCAAAGTAGAAGTACTGGTTGTTCCTACGAATGAAGAGCTTGTTATTGCACGTGATACGTACAAGTTGATTCAAAAGTAA
- a CDS encoding redox-sensing transcriptional repressor Rex, with protein sequence MKSDKISEAVVRRLPVYLRYLNELHTREVPTVSSQELGQKLDLNPAQIRKDLAYFGDFGRKGIGYDVSYLIEKIRHILKLDQQINVALVGAGNLGHALSNYNMYLKETMKIVAVFDSNDSKVGSLINTLVVQPIDELGITVKARSIRIGIVTVPNVEAQRVADQLIEAGVEAILNFAPIILKAPPHIRVHTADFTTDLLSLAYYLEDGKEHETNE encoded by the coding sequence ATGAAATCCGACAAAATATCAGAAGCAGTCGTGCGAAGACTACCTGTATACCTTAGATATCTGAACGAACTTCACACACGTGAAGTTCCTACAGTGTCTTCGCAAGAACTGGGACAAAAACTAGACTTGAATCCAGCACAAATTCGCAAAGATTTAGCTTATTTTGGAGATTTTGGACGTAAAGGGATCGGTTATGATGTATCATATTTGATTGAGAAAATACGTCATATTTTAAAATTAGATCAACAAATCAATGTGGCACTTGTAGGCGCTGGTAATCTAGGGCATGCCCTTTCTAACTATAATATGTATCTAAAAGAAACAATGAAAATCGTAGCTGTGTTTGATTCCAACGATTCGAAAGTAGGCTCTTTAATCAATACATTAGTCGTCCAGCCTATTGATGAACTTGGAATTACAGTCAAAGCGAGAAGTATTCGTATCGGAATTGTTACAGTGCCTAATGTTGAAGCACAGCGTGTAGCGGATCAGTTAATTGAAGCAGGGGTTGAGGCTATTTTGAACTTTGCACCGATTATTTTGAAAGCTCCACCGCATATTCGTGTGCATACTGCTGATTTTACAACGGATTTATTAAGCCTTGCCTATTATCTGGAAGATGGAAAGGAACATGAAACTAATGAATAA
- the asnS gene encoding asparagine--tRNA ligase, which translates to MSTKTVIKKVNEHVEQTVTIGAWINNKRSSGKIQFLQLRDGTGYIQGVVVKSEVSEELWNDAKSLTQESSLYVTGIIREEPRSKSGYEMTVTGIEIIHLTENYPITPKEHGTDFLMDHRHLWLRSNRQRAVMVIRAEIIRAVQEFFNTNGFTKVDPPILTPSAAEDSTELFHIKYFDEDAYLTQSGQLYMEAAAMALGKVYSFGPTFRAEKSKTRRHLIEFWMIEPEMAFTDHEESLRVQEQFVSYVVQSVLKNCRTELETLERDISKLENIQAPFPRISYDEAIEFLKGKDFDIPWGNDFGAPHETAIAEAYDKPVFITNYPKDIKAFYMKPDPERPEVVLCADMIAPEGYGEIIGGSQRIDDPELMKQRFEEHNLTEEAYKWYLDLRTYGSVPHSGFGLGLERTVAWICGLDHVRETIAFPRMLYRLYP; encoded by the coding sequence ATGTCTACCAAAACCGTTATAAAAAAAGTAAATGAGCATGTTGAACAGACTGTCACGATTGGCGCATGGATCAACAATAAGCGCTCTAGCGGTAAAATTCAGTTTTTACAATTACGTGATGGTACAGGATATATTCAAGGCGTTGTTGTAAAAAGCGAAGTGTCCGAAGAATTGTGGAACGATGCGAAAAGCTTAACACAAGAAAGCTCTTTGTATGTAACAGGTATTATTCGTGAAGAACCACGCAGTAAATCTGGATATGAGATGACTGTTACAGGTATCGAAATTATTCATTTAACTGAAAACTATCCGATTACACCTAAAGAACATGGTACAGATTTCTTAATGGACCATCGTCATCTATGGTTGCGTTCGAATAGACAGCGTGCGGTTATGGTGATTCGTGCCGAAATTATTCGCGCGGTACAAGAGTTTTTCAACACCAACGGATTTACCAAAGTCGATCCACCAATCTTGACACCGTCTGCGGCAGAAGATTCTACAGAATTGTTCCATATCAAATACTTTGATGAAGATGCATATCTAACACAAAGTGGACAGTTGTATATGGAAGCAGCAGCTATGGCACTGGGGAAAGTATATTCATTTGGACCTACATTCCGTGCTGAAAAATCCAAAACACGTCGTCATTTGATCGAGTTCTGGATGATCGAGCCTGAGATGGCATTTACCGATCATGAAGAAAGTCTACGTGTGCAAGAACAATTTGTATCATATGTCGTACAATCTGTTCTTAAAAACTGTCGTACAGAGTTGGAAACATTGGAGCGCGATATTTCCAAATTGGAAAATATTCAAGCACCATTCCCACGTATCTCTTATGACGAAGCGATTGAGTTCTTAAAAGGTAAAGATTTCGATATTCCTTGGGGTAATGACTTTGGTGCGCCGCACGAAACAGCGATTGCTGAAGCGTATGACAAACCTGTATTTATCACCAATTATCCTAAAGATATCAAAGCATTCTATATGAAACCTGATCCTGAACGTCCTGAAGTAGTATTGTGTGCAGATATGATCGCACCTGAAGGATATGGAGAGATTATTGGTGGATCACAACGTATCGACGATCCAGAATTAATGAAACAGCGTTTTGAAGAGCATAACCTGACAGAAGAAGCTTATAAATGGTATCTAGATCTACGCACATACGGAAGTGTACCGCATTCTGGCTTCGGTCTAGGTCTAGAACGTACAGTGGCATGGATTTGTGGATTGGATCATGTCCGCGAAACGATTGCCTTCCCACGTATGTTGTACCGTCTGTACCCTTAG
- a CDS encoding DUF5590 domain-containing protein: protein MRNLGSGKWIAIIIVVLGLLILGVNQFYVHVMAKPWSKEQLAINSAQEKADIVSVTRTFNSVWTDSSTYWVVEGKNTAQEDLMVWVKFNIDGSVAEGANAVHVEKTAGTVSYQAATDLLQKDLPGAEAVRIVPGSYNGKYAWQVFAKLNERYYYLFYNFRDGTKLGGPMELPATLKGTGQE from the coding sequence TTGCGAAATTTGGGAAGTGGTAAGTGGATTGCAATCATTATCGTTGTATTGGGATTGCTGATTTTAGGTGTAAATCAATTTTATGTACATGTAATGGCAAAGCCATGGAGTAAAGAACAACTGGCTATTAATAGCGCACAGGAAAAAGCGGATATTGTATCTGTGACGCGTACGTTCAATTCCGTCTGGACAGATAGTTCAACGTATTGGGTCGTAGAAGGTAAAAATACAGCACAAGAAGATCTAATGGTCTGGGTCAAATTTAATATAGACGGTTCGGTAGCAGAAGGAGCTAATGCAGTGCATGTTGAGAAAACAGCAGGTACAGTATCCTATCAAGCCGCCACCGATCTTTTGCAAAAAGATTTGCCTGGAGCAGAAGCTGTACGAATTGTACCTGGCTCATATAATGGAAAATATGCATGGCAAGTTTTTGCCAAACTGAATGAACGTTATTATTATCTTTTCTACAATTTCCGTGATGGAACCAAATTAGGTGGACCTATGGAATTGCCTGCAACTTTAAAAGGAACAGGGCAAGAGTAA
- a CDS encoding 3-hydroxyacyl-CoA dehydrogenase family protein, with product MNFKKVGVIGGGTMGQGISEMLAKKGIEVLLVEKTQDKLNHAWDMIETSLDKQMEKWALTQAEKKLILSKITKVTHFADLGTCELVIETISEDPEAKKEVFAQLDQVCPSSVILASNTSTLSLTELASSTMYPERVIGMHFIYPVSKIDLVEIIRGLRTSDQTFEVTKNFIEQTVNKRGIMVYESPGFVTSRIICLLINEALHVLEEGVASAADIDDSMRIGYQFQYGPLEMADRFGLDSVNAALERMFREYGELKYRPAIILKKMVRAGSLGVKTGEGFFKYDKDGDRI from the coding sequence ATGAATTTTAAAAAAGTCGGCGTTATCGGCGGCGGTACAATGGGACAAGGTATTTCTGAAATGCTTGCTAAAAAGGGCATCGAGGTATTACTTGTTGAGAAAACACAGGACAAGCTGAACCATGCTTGGGATATGATTGAGACAAGTTTAGACAAGCAAATGGAAAAATGGGCATTAACTCAAGCAGAGAAAAAATTGATTTTGTCCAAAATCACTAAAGTGACTCATTTTGCAGACCTGGGTACATGTGAACTTGTTATTGAAACAATCAGTGAAGATCCAGAAGCGAAAAAAGAAGTATTTGCTCAATTGGACCAAGTATGTCCAAGCAGCGTTATTCTAGCAAGTAACACATCTACACTGAGCTTAACAGAACTTGCGAGTTCAACGATGTATCCAGAACGTGTTATTGGAATGCACTTTATTTATCCAGTATCCAAAATTGATCTTGTAGAAATCATTCGTGGTCTTCGTACATCCGATCAAACGTTTGAAGTGACAAAAAACTTTATTGAGCAAACAGTAAACAAACGCGGAATCATGGTTTACGAATCTCCTGGATTTGTAACAAGTCGTATTATTTGTTTATTGATCAATGAAGCATTGCATGTACTTGAAGAAGGCGTAGCTTCTGCTGCAGATATCGATGATTCGATGCGCATTGGTTACCAATTCCAATATGGCCCGCTTGAAATGGCTGACCGTTTCGGACTGGATTCAGTAAATGCAGCACTTGAGCGTATGTTCCGCGAATACGGAGAGTTGAAATATCGTCCAGCGATCATTTTGAAAAAAATGGTTCGTGCAGGTAGTCTTGGCGTGAAAACAGGCGAAGGATTCTTCAAGTATGACAAGGATGGTGACCGGATATGA
- a CDS encoding amidohydrolase: MNNTSNKWVIKNGMFAVMSEEKSMLFGHMVIEDGWITYLGEEEPVIEEDTTVVDGNHLFFIPGLVNSHGHAAMSLLRGYGDDLALQVWLQEKMWPMEAKFTSDDVYWGTALSVLEMLKGGTTTFLDMYDRSERVAEVVEQSGMRAVLMRGVIGLCSEEEQKQKLKQSIDFARDWHGQANGRITTMMSPHAPYTCPPAYIEQFVQAAHDLDLPLHTHMSETLAEVQLNVTDYGLRPVAHLEKLGFFTRPALLAHAVHLNDEEIEVLAENKVAISHNPGSNLKLASGVARVPDLLRAGVVVSLGTDGPASNNNLDMFEEMRLAALIHKGVSGDPTAVPALEALKMGTEYGARSVFLNDVGTFAVGMKADITALNVDQPHFLPRTDFISHTIYSASAKDVLHVWVDGKQLIKDGISLTLDEEKIRHEAQSAFEGLLKR, encoded by the coding sequence ATGAATAACACCTCGAACAAATGGGTCATCAAAAACGGTATGTTTGCTGTAATGAGCGAAGAGAAATCAATGCTTTTTGGACATATGGTGATTGAAGATGGATGGATTACGTATCTTGGAGAAGAAGAACCTGTGATCGAAGAAGACACAACCGTAGTGGATGGCAATCATTTGTTCTTTATTCCGGGTCTAGTCAACAGTCATGGTCATGCAGCGATGTCGTTGTTACGCGGATATGGAGATGATCTTGCTCTACAAGTATGGTTACAAGAAAAAATGTGGCCGATGGAAGCGAAATTTACAAGTGACGATGTATACTGGGGAACTGCTCTGTCTGTATTAGAAATGTTAAAAGGCGGTACAACTACATTCCTCGATATGTATGATCGCTCAGAACGTGTAGCCGAAGTGGTAGAACAATCGGGTATGCGTGCAGTATTGATGCGTGGTGTAATCGGCTTGTGTTCAGAAGAAGAACAAAAGCAAAAGCTAAAACAATCAATCGACTTTGCACGTGATTGGCATGGTCAAGCGAATGGACGTATTACAACGATGATGTCTCCACATGCACCTTATACTTGTCCACCTGCATACATCGAACAATTTGTACAAGCAGCTCATGATTTGGATTTGCCGCTGCATACACATATGTCTGAGACACTAGCAGAAGTTCAATTAAACGTTACAGATTATGGATTACGTCCTGTAGCTCATTTGGAGAAATTAGGATTTTTCACTCGTCCAGCATTGTTAGCGCATGCTGTTCATTTGAATGATGAAGAGATCGAAGTACTTGCTGAGAATAAAGTAGCGATTTCTCATAACCCGGGTAGTAACCTCAAATTAGCAAGTGGTGTAGCACGTGTGCCGGATCTGTTGCGTGCAGGCGTTGTTGTGTCTTTGGGAACAGATGGCCCGGCAAGTAATAACAATCTGGATATGTTTGAAGAAATGCGTTTGGCTGCTCTTATTCACAAAGGAGTATCCGGCGATCCAACAGCTGTGCCTGCATTAGAAGCATTGAAAATGGGTACTGAATACGGTGCAAGATCTGTATTTTTGAATGATGTAGGTACATTCGCTGTAGGAATGAAAGCTGATATTACAGCACTTAATGTAGATCAACCGCATTTCTTACCACGTACTGATTTTATTTCACATACAATCTATTCTGCATCTGCCAAAGATGTATTGCATGTCTGGGTAGACGGTAAGCAATTGATCAAAGACGGTATATCATTAACATTGGATGAAGAAAAAATTCGTCATGAAGCCCAAAGTGCTTTTGAAGGTTTGCTTAAACGCTAA
- a CDS encoding sugar ABC transporter substrate-binding protein, protein MRLWFKYPPILLVVALFMFTAGCSATSSVSPNSSTPTASTSTTTEATPTTTTNTTTTGKVTIGVSIPDMNDRFISYVAAGMESYAKKHPDVNVIYADAKNDASTQLQQIKEFIAQDVKAIAFLPMDPSISKTIVDLANQANIPIVAVNRTFKELDTLTSYVGSDSLTAGKLQMNEVAKLLGGKGNIAIMDGDMGSDAQVNRTQGNKDVIAKYPNMKIVFEETANYDRAKSMALMAKWLASGQQIDAVVANNDEMIIGAILATQINGKDQNIVFAGVDGTMDALNFMKANKLKVTVFQNASAQGSQGLQTAIEAANGKQVPKEISIPYELITPANEEKYIAKWK, encoded by the coding sequence ATGCGCCTATGGTTTAAGTATCCCCCTATTTTGTTGGTAGTAGCTCTTTTTATGTTTACGGCAGGTTGTTCTGCAACTTCATCTGTAAGTCCTAATTCCTCAACTCCTACTGCATCTACTTCCACTACTACTGAAGCAACACCCACAACTACGACTAACACAACTACAACAGGAAAAGTCACCATTGGAGTATCTATCCCAGATATGAATGACCGTTTTATCAGTTATGTAGCAGCCGGCATGGAAAGTTATGCCAAAAAACATCCTGATGTGAATGTGATTTATGCTGATGCCAAAAATGATGCTTCTACTCAACTTCAACAAATTAAAGAATTTATTGCGCAAGATGTCAAAGCTATTGCTTTTCTACCGATGGACCCCTCGATTTCAAAAACGATTGTTGATCTAGCCAATCAAGCGAATATCCCGATTGTAGCCGTCAATCGTACTTTCAAAGAATTAGATACCCTCACTTCCTATGTAGGTTCAGATTCATTAACCGCTGGTAAGCTTCAAATGAATGAAGTCGCCAAGCTTTTGGGCGGAAAAGGTAATATTGCTATTATGGATGGCGATATGGGTAGTGATGCACAGGTTAACCGCACCCAGGGAAATAAAGATGTTATCGCTAAATATCCTAATATGAAAATTGTTTTTGAAGAAACAGCGAATTATGATCGCGCTAAAAGTATGGCACTAATGGCCAAATGGTTAGCATCCGGTCAACAAATTGATGCGGTTGTTGCCAATAATGATGAAATGATTATTGGGGCTATTCTTGCAACTCAAATTAATGGAAAAGATCAAAATATTGTATTTGCAGGTGTAGATGGTACGATGGATGCTTTGAATTTTATGAAAGCTAATAAATTAAAAGTTACCGTTTTTCAAAATGCATCGGCTCAAGGTAGTCAAGGTCTTCAAACAGCAATAGAAGCTGCTAATGGTAAACAAGTTCCTAAAGAAATCAGCATTCCTTATGAACTGATTACCCCAGCTAATGAAGAAAAGTATATAGCGAAATGGAAATAA
- a CDS encoding AAA family ATPase — MPKWTKEIVVGFVPVLLIFLIFVGYNILPLLLIAALVGGTFLVMQMRGGLAVGAAQERKRKKNGPLKLTFEQIGGQDNAKRELREALDFLVRHDEMNKFGIRPLKGILLTGPPGTGKTLMAKAAAHYTDSVFVSASGSEFVEMYVGVGAGRIRDLFKDARTRAAKENKQSAIIFIDEIDVIGGKREGGQQREYDQTLNQLLTEMDGIYSNEAPRILIIAATNRKEMLDSALLRPGRFDRHIQVDLPDKKGRKHILELHAANKPLAKETDLDKLAEEAYGFSGAQLESVMNEGAIYAMRQNADHILQSHLSMAIDKVMMGEKTDRESSIEEKRRVAIHELGHAIMAEVVRPGSVGQVALSPRGQALGYVRHNPAQEQYLYTKPFLEEQIMIALGGAAAEEMYYEGRSTGSRGDFDQALNIVQTMMESGLTKLGIVSMNMVPKEQIMKENNAILEDLTRRTKEILDSRRLIFDTSLDILLKEEVLSGEQFRQQFNKSSNVPA, encoded by the coding sequence ATGCCAAAATGGACAAAAGAGATTGTTGTTGGATTTGTGCCGGTCTTGTTAATTTTTCTTATTTTTGTAGGATATAATATTTTACCGTTGTTGTTGATTGCTGCTCTAGTAGGTGGAACATTCTTGGTGATGCAAATGCGTGGTGGCTTAGCCGTCGGTGCTGCGCAAGAACGTAAACGTAAAAAAAATGGCCCACTTAAATTAACATTTGAACAAATTGGTGGCCAGGATAATGCGAAGCGTGAATTACGCGAAGCTCTTGATTTTCTAGTACGTCATGATGAAATGAACAAATTCGGAATTCGTCCGTTAAAAGGAATACTACTTACAGGTCCTCCGGGGACAGGTAAAACATTGATGGCCAAAGCTGCTGCTCATTATACTGATTCTGTATTTGTCAGTGCGTCAGGTAGTGAATTTGTAGAAATGTATGTTGGTGTTGGTGCAGGACGTATTCGTGATTTGTTCAAAGATGCTCGTACACGTGCTGCCAAAGAAAATAAGCAAAGCGCGATTATTTTTATCGATGAAATAGATGTTATTGGTGGGAAACGTGAAGGTGGACAACAACGAGAGTATGATCAGACGCTGAATCAGTTGTTGACTGAAATGGATGGAATTTATAGCAATGAAGCACCACGTATTTTGATTATTGCTGCTACCAACCGTAAAGAGATGCTGGATAGTGCATTGTTACGTCCAGGTCGTTTTGATCGTCATATTCAAGTCGATCTACCTGATAAAAAAGGTCGTAAACACATTTTGGAACTTCATGCAGCGAACAAACCGCTTGCAAAAGAAACCGATCTAGATAAATTAGCAGAAGAGGCGTATGGTTTCTCTGGTGCTCAATTGGAAAGTGTAATGAATGAAGGCGCTATTTATGCGATGCGTCAAAATGCAGATCATATTTTACAAAGTCATTTATCGATGGCGATTGATAAAGTTATGATGGGTGAAAAAACAGATCGTGAATCCAGTATCGAAGAAAAACGTCGTGTAGCGATTCATGAACTAGGACATGCGATTATGGCAGAAGTGGTTCGTCCGGGTAGTGTAGGGCAAGTCGCACTTAGCCCACGTGGACAAGCACTAGGTTATGTACGTCACAACCCTGCACAAGAGCAATACTTGTATACGAAGCCATTTTTGGAAGAGCAAATTATGATTGCTCTCGGCGGAGCTGCTGCTGAAGAAATGTATTATGAAGGACGCAGTACAGGTTCTAGAGGCGATTTCGATCAAGCGCTCAATATTGTTCAGACAATGATGGAATCCGGTCTTACGAAGCTTGGCATCGTCAGTATGAATATGGTTCCTAAAGAGCAAATTATGAAAGAAAATAATGCAATTTTAGAAGATTTAACCAGACGTACCAAAGAAATTCTAGATAGTCGTCGCCTTATTTTTGACACATCTTTAGACATTTTGTTAAAAGAAGAAGTGTTATCCGGCGAACAATTTCGACAACAGTTCAATAAAAGTTCAAATGTACCAGCATAA
- a CDS encoding methyl-accepting chemotaxis protein, producing the protein MRLSILHKLLAGFLAIALIAGCAGVVYIMSLQQIQQSMSTILDRYVTLKSQADNLKFYATTQNGYMQTYMLSRDSYYGSQLLSTNDQTTKLLNEMKSLVVSKEDTAQLDYMLKMNEYYKTHAQELFNLPPAQVDQSYLDVITSVIPVGSIIVKFAQQFSDQQDALMTAAKDENTQKIAHVRQLAIAISIINFALAIIIGIFISRLISKPLQKLSKAAKSISTGDLNIEDVNVKQKDELGELAVSFNSMKNNLRHLVHEINDNASQVITISKDVASGTSETGKAAEHVADIMSDLSSSTQDQVKIVEGGLQTVYDVNKDIQQIDQSSQQAMSVAQQAQSQALLGNQEIVHVMNQMDQIHQRMSKLEVIISSLNKRSGEIEEINNAISSIAAQTGLLSLNAAIEAARAGEHGRGFAVVTSEIRKLSNETNESVDRVRALVNAIQSETKGATESVENMVKEVSQGIAAAHSVGNLFNTIKSLTDHTTSEIKEVTDSIHHLSEHSQKIVKSMENISSLTDHVASNTESVSAATEEQLAFLEESTAHTATLHSMAEKLQNTVLQFRL; encoded by the coding sequence ATGCGTCTATCTATCCTGCATAAGCTTTTAGCTGGATTTCTTGCTATTGCCCTTATTGCTGGCTGTGCGGGAGTGGTCTATATTATGTCTCTTCAACAAATTCAGCAATCGATGAGTACAATTTTGGATCGTTATGTCACTCTAAAATCACAAGCAGATAATTTGAAATTTTATGCTACTACTCAAAATGGATATATGCAGACCTACATGCTGAGTCGCGATTCGTACTATGGTTCTCAATTATTAAGTACGAATGATCAGACAACCAAACTTTTGAATGAGATGAAAAGCTTAGTCGTCTCCAAAGAAGATACCGCTCAATTAGATTATATGCTGAAAATGAACGAGTATTACAAAACCCACGCTCAAGAACTGTTCAATCTGCCTCCTGCTCAAGTGGATCAATCTTATCTTGATGTGATTACCAGTGTTATTCCTGTAGGAAGTATTATTGTTAAGTTTGCTCAACAATTTTCGGATCAACAAGATGCTTTGATGACGGCTGCCAAAGATGAAAATACACAAAAAATAGCACATGTTCGCCAGCTAGCTATCGCAATCAGCATCATTAACTTCGCATTAGCAATTATTATTGGCATCTTTATTTCACGTCTTATCTCCAAACCATTACAAAAATTAAGTAAAGCAGCCAAATCTATTTCTACAGGGGATCTCAATATTGAAGATGTTAATGTTAAGCAAAAAGATGAATTAGGGGAGTTAGCGGTTTCCTTTAATAGTATGAAAAATAACTTGCGTCATCTTGTTCATGAAATTAATGATAATGCTTCACAGGTTATTACAATTTCTAAAGATGTTGCTAGTGGTACGTCTGAAACAGGTAAAGCTGCTGAACACGTTGCAGACATTATGTCTGATCTATCTAGCAGTACACAGGATCAAGTTAAAATTGTAGAAGGTGGATTACAAACTGTCTATGATGTTAATAAGGATATTCAGCAGATTGATCAAAGTAGCCAGCAAGCGATGAGCGTTGCGCAACAAGCACAAAGTCAAGCGCTACTCGGCAATCAAGAAATAGTACACGTTATGAACCAAATGGATCAAATTCACCAACGTATGAGTAAATTGGAAGTGATTATTTCTTCGTTAAACAAACGCTCTGGAGAAATTGAAGAAATCAATAATGCAATTTCTTCGATTGCAGCTCAGACGGGTCTTCTTTCTCTCAATGCAGCGATTGAAGCTGCACGTGCAGGTGAACACGGACGTGGATTTGCTGTAGTTACTTCCGAAATCCGTAAACTTTCTAACGAAACCAATGAATCCGTAGATCGTGTGAGAGCACTTGTCAATGCTATTCAAAGTGAAACAAAAGGTGCTACTGAATCGGTGGAAAACATGGTTAAAGAAGTAAGTCAAGGTATTGCTGCGGCTCATTCTGTAGGTAATTTGTTTAATACCATTAAATCTCTAACCGATCATACCACTTCTGAAATTAAAGAAGTGACTGATTCTATCCATCATTTATCGGAACATTCACAGAAGATTGTCAAATCTATGGAAAATATCTCAAGCTTGACCGATCATGTTGCTTCTAACACTGAAAGCGTAAGTGCAGCTACAGAAGAACAATTAGCTTTCTTGGAAGAAAGTACAGCTCATACCGCTACACTTCATTCTATGGCTGAAAAATTACAAAATACGGTACTACAATTCCGTTTATAA